A part of Streptomyces sp. DSM 40750 genomic DNA contains:
- a CDS encoding ABC transporter permease gives MDLARTEVAKAPSGPAKAPRRRARTGSAARLGLMVLPVAFFGVFFAHPVAAIVVRGLKADGTWDLGRIGEVLGDSGIRHVLWFTTWQALVSTALTLLIALPGAYVFARFDFRGKDILRAVVTVPFVLPTVVVGTAFLALVGRGGLFDELWGVRLDTTVWAILLAHVFFNYAVVVRTVGGLWAQLDPRQEEAARMLGASPLAAWRKVTLPALAPAVAAAALMVFLFTFTSFGVVQILGGPTFSTLEVEIYRQTSEIFDLPTAAVLTLVQFVAVGLILAVHAWTVRRRETALRLVDASLTARRPRGAGQWALLGAVLVTVVVLILLPLGVLVERSLDAPGFGYYKALTSDDSGIFLVAPIEAVGNSLGYALAATVIALVIGGLAAAALTRRAGRLVRGFDALLMLPLGVSAVTVGFGFLIALDEPPLDLRSSWILVPLAQALVGVPFVVRTMLPVLRAVDERLREAAAVLGASPWRVWREVDLPMVRRALLVAAGFAFAVSLGEFGATVFIARADNPTLPVAVARLLGRPGDLNYGQAMALSTILMVVCAVALLVLERLRTDRTGEF, from the coding sequence GTGGACCTCGCTCGTACTGAAGTAGCGAAGGCCCCCTCCGGGCCGGCGAAGGCCCCTCGGCGACGGGCCCGTACGGGGAGCGCGGCGCGGCTCGGGCTCATGGTGCTGCCCGTCGCGTTCTTCGGGGTGTTCTTCGCCCATCCCGTCGCCGCGATCGTCGTCCGGGGGCTGAAGGCCGACGGGACCTGGGACCTCGGGCGGATCGGGGAGGTGCTGGGGGACTCCGGGATCCGGCACGTGCTGTGGTTCACCACCTGGCAGGCGCTCGTCTCTACCGCGCTCACGCTGCTGATCGCGCTCCCCGGCGCGTATGTGTTCGCGCGCTTCGACTTCAGGGGCAAGGACATCCTGCGGGCGGTCGTCACGGTGCCGTTCGTGCTGCCGACCGTGGTCGTCGGCACGGCGTTCCTTGCGCTGGTCGGGCGCGGCGGGCTGTTCGACGAGCTGTGGGGCGTACGGCTGGACACCACGGTGTGGGCGATTCTGCTCGCGCATGTGTTCTTCAACTACGCGGTCGTCGTACGGACCGTCGGCGGGCTCTGGGCGCAGCTCGACCCGAGGCAGGAGGAGGCCGCGCGGATGCTCGGGGCATCGCCCCTCGCGGCCTGGCGGAAGGTCACGCTTCCGGCGCTCGCGCCCGCCGTGGCCGCCGCCGCGTTGATGGTCTTTCTCTTCACCTTCACCTCGTTCGGGGTGGTGCAGATCCTCGGCGGGCCGACCTTCTCGACACTCGAAGTGGAGATCTACCGGCAGACCTCGGAGATCTTCGACCTGCCGACGGCCGCGGTGCTGACGCTCGTGCAGTTCGTCGCCGTCGGTCTGATCCTCGCTGTGCACGCGTGGACCGTACGGCGGCGGGAGACCGCGCTGCGGCTGGTGGACGCGTCGCTCACGGCCCGGCGGCCGCGCGGTGCGGGACAGTGGGCGCTGCTGGGCGCGGTCCTCGTCACCGTCGTCGTACTGATCCTGCTGCCGCTGGGCGTGCTGGTGGAGCGGTCGCTCGACGCGCCCGGGTTCGGCTATTACAAGGCGCTGACCAGCGATGACAGCGGGATCTTCCTGGTGGCGCCGATCGAGGCGGTCGGCAACTCGCTCGGGTACGCGCTGGCGGCGACCGTCATCGCCCTGGTGATCGGCGGCCTCGCCGCGGCCGCGCTCACCCGGCGGGCCGGCCGTCTCGTCCGTGGCTTCGACGCGCTGCTGATGCTGCCGCTCGGGGTGTCCGCGGTGACCGTCGGCTTCGGGTTCCTGATCGCGCTGGACGAGCCGCCGCTGGACCTGCGGTCGTCCTGGATCCTGGTGCCGCTCGCCCAGGCGCTGGTCGGCGTCCCCTTCGTCGTACGGACCATGCTGCCCGTGCTCCGGGCGGTGGACGAGCGGCTGCGGGAGGCGGCGGCCGTGCTCGGGGCGTCGCCCTGGCGCGTGTGGCGGGAGGTCGACCTGCCGATGGTGCGGCGGGCGCTGCTGGTCGCGGCCGGGTTCGCCTTCGCCGTGTCGCTCGGCGAGTTCGGGGCGACGGTGTTCATCGCGCGCGCCGACAACCCGACACTGCCGGTCGCCGTGGCACGGCTGCTCGGGCGGCCCGGAGACCTCAACTACGGCCAGGCGATGGCCCTTTCGACGATTCTGATGGTGGTGTGCGCGGTGGCCCTGCTGGTGCTGGAACGCCTCCGTACCGATCGCACGGGGGAGTTCTGA
- a CDS encoding ABC transporter ATP-binding protein, translated as MLLRLEDATVRFDGPPVLDAVGLEVAEHEIVCVLGPSGSGKSTLLRVVAGLQPLDSGRVLLDGRDQSGVPAHKRGVGLMFQDHQLFPQRDVAGNVAFGPRMHGAAKDERAVRVRELLELVGLPGAARRRVGELSGGEQQRVALARALAPRPRLLMLDEPLGQLDRSLRERLVVELRELFGELGTTVLAVTHDQGEAFALADRVVVMRDGRIAQSGTPLDVWQRPVDEFVARFLGFDNVVEATVTGAVADTAWGKVPVPEGSPQGACALLVRPAGVRLVDVADGLRCTVAARTFRGTHVAVHLQPGGAPRLEAACALRDAPEPGGEVGVSFDAAEIVVLGAGPAA; from the coding sequence ATGTTGCTCAGGCTTGAGGACGCGACCGTACGGTTCGACGGGCCGCCCGTGCTCGACGCGGTCGGGCTGGAGGTCGCCGAGCACGAGATCGTGTGTGTGCTGGGGCCCAGCGGCAGCGGCAAGTCGACGCTGCTGCGGGTGGTCGCCGGACTCCAACCCCTCGACAGCGGGCGGGTGTTGCTCGACGGGCGGGACCAGTCGGGCGTGCCCGCGCACAAGCGCGGTGTCGGCCTGATGTTCCAGGACCACCAGCTTTTCCCGCAGCGGGACGTGGCCGGCAACGTCGCCTTCGGACCGCGTATGCACGGCGCGGCGAAGGACGAACGGGCCGTACGAGTACGGGAGTTGCTGGAGCTGGTCGGGTTGCCCGGGGCCGCGCGCCGCCGGGTCGGGGAGTTGTCCGGCGGTGAGCAGCAGCGGGTCGCGCTGGCCCGGGCCCTCGCCCCGCGCCCCCGGCTGCTCATGCTGGACGAGCCCCTCGGCCAGCTCGACCGGTCGCTGCGGGAGCGGCTCGTGGTCGAACTCCGGGAGCTGTTCGGGGAGTTGGGGACGACCGTGCTGGCGGTCACGCACGATCAGGGCGAGGCGTTCGCGCTGGCCGACCGGGTCGTGGTGATGCGGGACGGGCGGATCGCCCAGTCCGGCACGCCCCTCGATGTGTGGCAGCGGCCGGTGGACGAGTTCGTGGCCCGCTTCCTCGGCTTCGACAACGTGGTCGAGGCGACGGTGACCGGGGCCGTCGCGGACACGGCGTGGGGAAAGGTGCCGGTTCCGGAGGGCTCGCCGCAGGGCGCGTGCGCGCTCCTCGTCCGGCCCGCCGGAGTGCGTCTGGTGGACGTGGCCGACGGGCTGCGCTGCACCGTGGCCGCGCGCACCTTCCGGGGCACCCATGTCGCCGTGCACCTCCAGCCCGGGGGCGCCCCGCGCCTGGAGGCGGCGTGCGCGCTGCGGGACGCGCCGGAGCCCGGGGGCGAGGTGGGCGTGAGCTTCGACGCGGCCGAAATCGTCGTGCTGGGGGCCGGTCCGGCCGCATAA
- a CDS encoding maleylpyruvate isomerase family mycothiol-dependent enzyme encodes MSSIRAQEPQARHDRYCAEIELQVRRLRDIVTSGADLSATVPTCPDWSLEQLLRHTGGALRWVELNVRTRSKEEVPEPDVPLYEGPEKPGDPAALDAWLAETGEMIVATLREAGPEAPVWSWGWEHSAGFWARRMAHEQVIHGADAALTVGRPVEVAPEIAADAIDEWLEIVEFVQRTMPHDAAVELRGPGRSIHLHATDTSPDVNAERSETGVPSPGGWGRVIELTEDGVRWRRGHEEATVALRGPLTEVLLAFYRRLPPDGGQLEVLGDRELLDFWLERATFG; translated from the coding sequence ATGTCATCGATACGTGCGCAAGAACCGCAGGCCCGTCATGACCGCTACTGCGCCGAGATCGAGCTCCAGGTACGGCGGTTGAGGGACATCGTGACCTCCGGCGCCGATCTGTCGGCGACCGTGCCGACCTGCCCCGACTGGTCACTGGAACAGCTTCTGCGGCACACCGGCGGCGCTCTGCGCTGGGTCGAACTGAACGTACGGACCCGGTCGAAGGAAGAGGTGCCCGAGCCGGACGTCCCGCTCTACGAGGGCCCCGAGAAACCGGGGGACCCGGCCGCGCTGGACGCGTGGCTCGCGGAGACCGGCGAGATGATCGTCGCCACGCTGCGCGAGGCGGGGCCCGAGGCGCCGGTGTGGTCGTGGGGCTGGGAGCACAGCGCGGGGTTCTGGGCCCGCCGGATGGCCCATGAGCAGGTCATCCACGGTGCCGACGCGGCGCTCACCGTCGGACGGCCGGTCGAGGTCGCCCCGGAGATCGCCGCCGACGCGATCGACGAGTGGCTGGAGATCGTCGAGTTCGTGCAGCGGACCATGCCGCACGACGCGGCGGTCGAACTGCGCGGACCGGGGCGCAGCATCCACCTCCACGCCACGGACACCTCCCCCGACGTGAACGCCGAGCGAAGCGAGACGGGGGTCCCCTCGCCCGGAGGGTGGGGGAGGGTGATCGAGCTGACCGAGGACGGCGTGCGCTGGCGCCGGGGCCACGAAGAGGCGACGGTCGCGCTGCGCGGCCCGCTCACCGAGGTGCTGCTCGCCTTCTACCGCCGACTTCCGCCGGACGGCGGGCAGTTGG